The Micrococcales bacterium region CCTGCTGCGCTGCATCGCGGGTCTGCTACGACCCGGTGCGGGGCGCATCATGATCGGCAGCCGCGAGGTCTTCGGCCCGGGTACGTGGGTCGCCCCCGAGCGCCGCGGGGTCGGGCTGGTCCCGCAGGAGGGTGCCCTCTTCCCGCACCTGAGTGTTGCCGACAACGTCGGATACGGTCTGCGCGGATCCGGACGGCGCCCGCGGATCGAGCAGATGCTGGAACTCGTGGGCCTGCCCGGGACCGGCCGCATGCGTCCGCACGAACTGTCCGGCGGGATGCAACAACGGGTGGCGGTCGCCCGAGCACTGGCTCCCTCCCCTGCCTTGATCCTGCTCGACGAGCCCTTCTCCGCCCTGGACGCCGGCCTGCGGGAGGACGTCCGCGAGGATGTCTTCACCGCCCTGCGCAGCGCGGGCGCCACCGCCGTTCTGGTGACGCACGACCAGGAGGAGGCGTTCGCGGTGGCCGACCGGGTCGCCGTCATGATGGGTGGCACCATCGCCCAGTCCGCGGCCCCCGCCGAGATCTACTCGCAACCGGTCTCGCTTGCCGTCGCGCGTTTCGTCGGCGACACCGTCGTCATACCTGCCACGGGTGCCGGTGGGCGAAGTGTGGAGACTTCCTTCGGTCCTTTGCCCACATCGGGGACCGCCCCCGCCGGGGCGCAGGGGGTACTGATCCACCGACCGGAGGACTTCCACCTCGACGGCGACGGCCCCGCGTTGAGCTCTGCAGTGGTGGTCACCGTCCGGTACCACGGGCACGACACCCTGGTCACTGCGCTGGCCGGCGATCAGGAGTTTCTGATCCGCGTGCTCGGTCGCCGGGCCGTGACTCCCGGTAGCCGGGTTGAATTGCGGGTACGCCGACCGGGAATGTTCTTCGGCACAGGTTGATGCGCCGCCGCACCTCACGTCGCCACAAACCGCTCCCCACCCCTGGCACCCTTCGCCACCCCCGCCGCCGAGTCCGGACTGCAATCCGACGAGCGCATATCCTCTGCCACAGTGCGTCTCGCCGGCCAGACGCTCACCTGTTCAACGCGGGCGGGACTCTCGGACGCGTTCTCGCTCATGGAGAAGTGCGCGACCCAGCAGGAGATCGATCACCTCTGGGAGTGGCTCGGCGACCCGGAGCGTGGCGGCGAGGTCGCCCGCGTCATGCTGCAGATGCAGCGACTCGAGATCACGCCGCTCGAGGCGGCACTGCGCGGCTGAGCCTCAGCTGACAGACACCTTCTGGCGGGGCTTCTCGCCAGGCTTCACGTCCATCTTGTGCACCCGCCAGGCCAGGGCGATCGCCGTGACCGCGACGAGAGCGCAGATGACCCCGCCAACCGCACCGGGCATGCCGATCAGTTTGAACACGACGGCGAGGTTGCTGATGATCACCATGCCGCCGACGAGCGTGCCGGAGACTGTGCACGGGGGGCCTTGCCGGCGAAGCGGGCGGCGAACGGCGCGACCATCAAGCCACCGATGATGAGGCCGATCACGGCACCCCACGGAACCTGCGACTCCTTCGCCCCGACCAGGAAGCCCATCGACGCGGCCACCGCGACGGCGAACTCTGCCGCATTGACGGTGCCGACCACCTTGCGGGGCTCGTGCCGGGTCACGGTCATCATCGACGGAGTGGCGACGGGTCCCCAGCCACCGCCGCCAGTGGCGTCAACGAACCCTCCGACCAGCCCGATCGGCCACAGGTGACGGGTCCGGACCTTCATCTGCGGGACCAGTGACTTTCCGAACGCAAATCGCATGACGATCGAAACGCCGAGCAGCAACAGGATGGCGGCCATCCAGATGCGGGCACCGTCCATGCTCACGTTGGTCAGGATGACAGCTCCCGTGAAGGCGCCCACGACGCCCGGGGCTGCCAACGCGATGAGCACCCGCCATTCGACGTTGCCTTCACGCCAGTGCGCCAGACCGGACACGAATGTCGTGCCCATCTTCGCGGCGTGGGTTCCCGCGGAGGCCGCCACGGCCGAGTAACCCAGCAGCGTGAGCAGGGTGGCAGACGTCACGCCGAAGCCCATGCCCAGCGATCCGTCGACGAACTGCGCGATCCCGCCGACGATGGCGAAGACGACGATGAGCGGCATGACACTCCCTATGAAAGCGGATTACTTGAGTTACTTAGTGCAGTTTTACCACGAAAGCGTGGGGAATGGAACGTGACATGCACCTCATGGCCGCGCGGCGCACGTCAAGGGAGCATCAAGTCGGCCCATGCGAGTTCTTGACGTTGCGACGGGTGGAGCCTTGAAGCGCCCGTCCCGCACCGTGGAAGCATGAGTTCGACACCGCGCATCATCGCCACGACCGCGAGCGCAGCACTGCTGGCAGCTACTGGCGCCGGCGCGGCCGTGATGGCCGTCGACACGGTCACCGCAGGCTCCCCGCAGGTCGCCGCCGACGCCACCGCCACCACCGACAGCGTGCCCACCCCGCAGGACGACCGGGTCACCGTCTACAGCTCGCCGTCGGACGACCATGACGACGACGATTACGACGAGGACTCGGCGTCCGGCAAACACCTGCAGCCCGCTCCGCCGTCCACGTCCTTCCAGGGCAAAACCGGCGGCCAGACCCAGAGCAACACCTCGAAGTCGTCATGATCACGGTCGGCCTGGACACCTGGCGCACGCAGTTGCGCCTCAGCGTGCGTTCTGCGTACGACAGCGGCCTCGAGCGTGCCCTGCAACGCACCCTGGATGCCGAGGTGGCACGACTCGACGAGTTGGCCAGCCGGTTCCGCACGGACTCCACCCTGACCCGGGTCAACACCTCCGCTGGCCACTGGGTGGAGATCCCCTGGGGCTTCGTCGGCGTGCTCACCGCCTGCCTGGACGCCGCTCGCGCCACCGGCGGCCTGGTCGACCCGACGCTGGGCCGCGCCATCAAGGCGGCCGGGTACGACCAGTGGGCCGGACAACCGACCGCCACTCGGGCCGGCACACACAAGGGCGCCTGGCGCGGGGTGGGCATCCGCCCGGGCCGGGCAGCGGCACAGGTGCGGATCCCGCACGACACGGCGCTGGACCTCGGATCGATCGCCAAGGGCTGGCTGGCCGACCGCCTGGCCGTTGCGGTCCGTCGCGGTGGGCACGACGTGCTGGCCAACATGGGCGGCGACATCCGGGTGCTCGCCTCGACCCCGTGGACGGTCTGGGCCGACAGCGAACTGCCGGGGGTCCCGCCGGCTCCGGTCGACCTCATCGACGGCGGCGTGGCCACCAGCGGGATCGGACACCGCGCGTGGAAGGGTGGGCACCACATCATCGACCCGCGCACGGGGCGGTCCGCGCAGACCCCGTGGCACGCGGTGAGCGTGGTCGCGGCCACGGCCACCGACGCCAACGCCGCCGCGACTGCCGCCACGATCCTCGGGGACGACGCGCCGGCTTGGCTGGCCCACAAGGGACTCGATGCGCGCTTTGTCTCGACCGACACCATCACGACGACCGGCCGCTGGCCGCTGGAGGTGGCTGCATGACCTGGGAGATGATCCGTATCACCGGACTGGTCGCCCTGGCGTTCCTCACGATGTCCGTCGCGCTGGGCATTGCCGGACCGGCGGTGCGCAATGCGACCAGTCGCCTGGTCTCGGTGAGCATGCACCTCACCGCGGCTGTCGCCGGCATCTCCCTGGTGCTGGCCCACATCGTCTTCGCCATCCTGGACAGCTGGGTGACGGTGCCGCTGGCCGCAGCCGTGGTTCCTGGCGCGTCACAGTGGGAGCCCTTGTGGGTCGGTGTGGGCACGGTGGCCTTCGATCTGCTGCTCGTGCTGGCCGTCACCTCGGCCATGCGCCAGCAGGCGCCGGGACTGTGGCGCAAGGCCCACATCGTGGCCTACCCGATGTGGGCGCTGGTGTGGATCCACACGCTGGCCGTCGGCACCGACGCCGGCACCCCGCTGATGATCGGCATGGCCGCGGCCTCCGCCGGCCTGGTCACCGCCGCCGTCGTGCTTCGCCGCATGAACCGCCGACCCGTCCCCGCCCGACCCACCGCTCACCCGACCGTCCCCTGGAGGCCCTCCGATGACTCTCGACACCCGGCCCGCCGCGCTGCTCCCAGGAATCCCCGTGGCCGGCGGGCCCGCCGCGCCCGCACCTCATCGCCTGCTCGCCCCCGGCACACTACTGCTGACCGGTGTCACCCCCGGTTGGTCCGTGCGGGCGCAGCAGCACCAGCAGATGTGGGGTCCGTTGCCCCGGGTGAGTGCTGAGGAACTCACCGCGGCCGCCGACCGCGCGGGCCTCGTGGGCGCCGGTGGCGCAGGGTTCCCGACCGCGCGCAAGCTGGCTTCCATGACCGGCACGCGACCTGGCCCGGTCATCGTCAACGGCTCGGAGGGCGAGTCCGCGAGCGGCAAGGACACCATCCTGCTCACCCACGTGCCGCACTTGGTGCTCGACGGCGCTGTGGCAGCGGCCCGGGCTCTGGGTACCCGGCAGGTGCTGGTCCGGATCCCGGCGACCCGCTCGCACGTCATCGACATGGTGGCTGCCGCGATCGAGCAGCGCCGGGACCGCGACGTGCGGATCAGCGTGAGCCCGGGGCCTGACACGTTCATCGCCGGCGAAGCATCCGCGGTGATCTCCTCCCTGCAGGGTGGACCCGCCCAGCCCGTGCCGCTGCCGAAACCCCCGACGATGCGCACCGGGTTGCGCACCCGCCCGGTGCTGCTCAGCAACGTGGAGACCTTCGCCCGGCTGGCACTGGCAGCTCGGGGGTACACCGCCACCAGCAGCCTGGTCACCGTCTCCGGGGCGGTGGTCGACGCCGGCGTCATCGAGGTGGACCCCGGGACCCCGCTGGGCCACGTGCTGCGCGTCGCCGGAGCGGACGCGGATCTCGCCGCGATCATCACCGGCGGCTGGCACGGCAGTTGGCTGCCGGTAACCGACGACGTGATGGCCACCCCCGCCAACCGCGCCGCCCTGCGCGCGCGGGGCGCCCATTGGGGAGCCGGGGCCCTCATCGCGATCCCGCACGACCCGTGCCCCGCGGAGGTCCTGCGGGCCATCACCGACCACCTCGTGGCCGAAGGCGCCAAGCAGTGCGGACCGTGCATCCTCGGTCTGGACGCCGCCCGCGATGACGTGCGGTCCGGACGAACGGTCATCGACCGCGTGGGCGGACGCGGATTGTGTGCCCACCCGACCGCCACCATCGCCGCACTGCGTTCGGGGCAACAACTGCTCACCGAGGAACTCGCCCTGCACGCCGCGGGCCGGTGCTCCCTGCACGCGGAGGTGGTGTGATGAGCGCGATCAGCATCGACTGGCGCCGCTGCGAGGGACACGGGGTCTGCTCGGCCGCCTTGGGCGAACTCATCACCCTCGACGAGTGGGGCTACCCGGTCGTGACCCGCGGTGAGGTTCCCGACGACCTGCGCGACGCCGCCCGCATGGCGCAGGCGACGTGCCCGGCGGCAGCGCTGCGGGTGCGGCGCTGAGCGCTCAGGTGCGCACCTCGCGGGGCATCCTCCCGGTCGCCAAATGCTCGAGCGTCACCGCCTCCAGGATCCGGCGTTCGGCACGGCGCACCGCCAGCCACACGTCCTCGAGGCCGGCGGCGGCCCCGGCGTACTCCAGGTTGTCCGGCCGCTCACCTTGCACCACGGTCAGCGGCCCGTCGACTGCCCGGATGATGTCGGCCAAGGTGATCTCACTGGCAGGGCGGGCCAATCGGTAGCCCCCGACCCGGCCACGGCGGGTGCTCACGATCCCGGCCCGGCGCAGATCCGACATCGCCGATCGCACATAGTCGGTGGGCAGATTCTGTTCATCGGCGATCACGTCCAGCGCGACGTAGTCCTCATGTGCCACCAGTTCCGCCGCAGCACGGATGGCGAAGACGATTCTGCCGGTGAGCCTCATGCCGGGGAACTCACCGTCACGTTGACGATCCAGCCGTTGGGCCCGGCGGTGAAGTCCAGATCGACCGGCAACGGCGGGAGTTGCTCGACCGGAGTCGGCGAGTACCACGCCACGAATGGCGCCTCATAGGTGATCGAGCCAGCGGAGACCTGCGGGATGCTGATGGCGTAGTACCCGGTGTCGGTCACATCGGGAAGGTACAGCCCCACCTGTATGGAAGACGGCGGTGAGTTGTCGAAGATCATCTTGGTGGTGACGTTGCTGACTTCGGTGGTGTACGGCTGGCCCGGTGCCGCCTGCCCCATGGTCTTACCCGCCCACTCGGCGCTCTGACCCATCTGCGAGTCGAAGATGCTGACCTGCTGCGGGCTGTCCACGGCGACGGCGAACGCGTCGGAGAACGACTTGGTCCCGCATCCCGATAGCAGACCGAGCCCGAAGATCATCGCCAGCAGCCATCGCATCCCCCAACCGTATCCTTCGGCGATCGAGCCGGGCATAGACTGCGCGCGTGGATGGTGAAGTCATCGCGGTCCTGGCGGCCCTGGCACTGGTGTTCACCCTCGTCTCGCGCCGCCTGTCGGCGATCAATCTCACCGCGCCCATGCTCAGCGTGGTGGCCGGTTTCATCGTCTTCGCGGGCACGGACATGCCCATCGACACCGGCGCGGTCCACCTGGTCGCTGAACTCGCGCTGGTCGTCGTACTGTTCCACGACGCCTCCACCGTGAGACTGTCCAGACTCCGGCAGGATCCGGGGATCGCGGCACGCCTGCTGCTGATCGGCTTCCCGCTGGCGGTGCTCGCCACGTTCCTGCTCACGCGCGAGATGCTCCCAGCCATCGGCGTGGCCGGCGCCTGGCTGCTCACCGCGTCGATCACCCCGACCGACGCCGGACTCGGCGCACCCACTGTCCTGAATCCCGTGGTCCCCACCCGCATCCGGCGCGGATTGAATGTGGAGAGCGGGCTCAACGACGGTCTGGCCACCCCCATCGTGCTGCTCGCCCTCTCGGCGCTGGTGGCCGAGGCGGGCGACTCCGAACCGAGCATCCTGCAGGTCGGTGTGGTCCCGGTCGTACTGGCTCTGGTGTGCGCCACCGTGGTCGCCCTGCTCGCGGCCTGGGCCATGGACCGCAGCCGGGAACGCGGTTGGAGCAGCCACCGCGGCCGCGCACTGGCCACCGCCGCCGTGCCCCTGGTGCTGTTCGGGCTCGCCGAGATCGTCGGCGCGAACGTGTTCATCACGGCGTTCGTGGCCGGCCTGGTCTTCGGTGCGGCCAGCATCACGCTCGACGAGGAGCACGAGACGTCCGACGTGATCGAGATCGCGGCGGACCTGCTGGGCTTCGTCGTGTGGTTCTTCGCCGGTGGCATCCTGCTGACCGTCCTCAAAGTCGGAGTCCAATGGCAGTGGGTGCTGTTGGCCGTGCTCGCCCTCACCGTCCTGCGGATGGTGCCGGTGTTCCTGGCGCTGATCGGCACCGGCTTCCGGTGGCAGACGATCCTGTTCATCGGCTGGTTCGGGCCGCGTGGCCTGGCCACGATCGTGTTCGGCCTGCTGGCCTTCGAGGAACTCGGCGCTGACGCCACGGTGATGGGTCCGGTGGCCGGAGTCATCGCGTTCACCGTCCTGATCAGCGTCTTCGCCCACGGGGTCAGCGCCGGGCCGCTGTCCCGCCGGTACGGTGCCTGGGCACGCAGCACGCAGGCACCGGTCGAGTCCACCGCCTCGGTGGAGCCGCAACCGGCCCGGGGCCGCAGCGGTTTCTGAACCGCCGTGCACTCCCCCAGCCGCAACCGTTGGTGATACGTGCATCCGGGAGAGATCCGGACGATCGTTCTGGCTCCCCGGTATCCGCATCACTACCGCCTTTCGCGGGCGCGTATCAGCGTGCGGTCCGCGGGCAGGATGAGCTCATGAGCGATGTCGAGATCGTGCGCACTGCGACCCAGTTCGAGTTGCTGAAGGACGGCCGACGCATCGGCCAGCTCAGGTACACCCGGGACGGTGACGTGCTCACGCTGACGCACACAGAGGTGTCCGCGGAGTTCAGCGGGCAGGGCCTCGCCGGCCGGCTCGTGGAGTCCGCCCTCACGGACATCCGCGATCACGGGCAATCAGTGGTGGCGCAGTGCCCCTACGCGCGCAGTTACCTTCACAAACACCCGCAGTGGGCCGACCTCACGGTTTGACGGCCTGCAGGGTGTAGGTCAGCGGCAGCCGTTCAGGGCGGTCGGAGAGCACCCATTCGGCCCCCCGTCGGCTCATCTGGGTGGGTAGCGGGTTCCACGGGACACTGTCGTGCTCGATGAGTTGCGTGACGCGCAATCCCCGCTCCAGCAGGGCCGTCACGACCTCGCCGAGGCCGTGGTTCCAGGTGTGGGTCGTTCTGTTCTGCAACGTTTCCTGCGTGACGACATAGGTCTGCTCCTCGTCCTCGACCAGGGGTGCGACGGTCTGGAAGTACGGGAACTCCAGGGCGAGCAGGTCGGGGTTCTCGTAGTCCAGGGCCCACAGCACCGGGTGCCCCTCGCGCAGGAACAGCCGGGCGCCGGGCGCCATGAGTCGCGCGACAACGCCTGCCCAGCGATCGATGTCGGGCAGCCAGCACAAGGCCCCGATGCCGGTGAAGACGAGATCGAAACCGCCCTCGCCGAGCACCTCCGGGCGTCGTAGAGGTCGGCCTGAACAAAGGTGACGTCCTGTCGGCTGTCTTGGGCCAGCGATCGCGCCACGTCCAGCGCGGGGGGCCGAGAAGTCCAGCCCTGTCACGTGTGCGCCCAGCCTCGCCAGCGAGACGGTGTCGGTGCCGATGTGGCACTGCAGGTGCACCGCCCGCAGCCCCGTGATGTCGCCGAGTCGCGGCAGGTCGAACCGGACCACGTCGCTGATGTGTGCTGGATCTTCACGGAAACGCTGCAGCGCGTAGTCCTCTGACGCCGCGTGCAGGGCCACCCGCTCGTCCCAGTTGCGCCGGTTGACCTCGAAGGAGTCCATGTCGCCGAGCGTAGGTCGTAGGTTTGTGCCATGGCGATAGCACTCATCACCGGTGGCGGCTCAGGCATCGGCGCGCAGACCGGTGTCCAGATGGCCCGCAACGGCGACACCGTGATCCTGGCCGACATCGACGGGGACGCGGCGGACAATGTGGCGGCCAGCATCGTGGCCTCAGGCGGGAAGGCGGAATCGGCACAACTCGATGTGCGCGACGGGCCGGCTTTCGCGGCCTTGGTGGACCGCGTGGTCGCCGATCACGGCCGCATCGACCTCATCTTCAACAACGCGGGTATCGGAGTGGGCGGTCCCATCGAGGATCTGACCGCCGAACACTGGCAGCGCATCGTCGACATCAACATCATGGGCGTGGTCAACGGCATCCGGGCCGTCTACCCGCACATGATCCGGCAGGGCGACGGACACATCGTCAACACCGCTTCGCTGGCCGGACTTGTGCCCAGCCCCATGCTCGCGCCGTACGCCATGACCAAGCATGCCGTGGTCGGGCTGTCCACGAGCCTGCGGCCGGAGGCCGCGCAGCACGGCGTCAGAGTCACTGCCCTGTGCCCCGGGCCGACGGAGACCCCGATCCTGGACAGCCGGGGCCCGCGGGACCTACCGCCGCACGAGGGCCTGTCGGCGCGCACATTGCTCACGAAGGTCGCCGGCGGGATCTACCCGGTGGAACGTCTCGTCACCGACCTGATTGACGGGATCGCGCGGAACAAGGCCTACATCGTGACCCCCCGGCAGGCTCGCCTGGCGTGGCTGGTGCAGCGGCTCATGCCGTCGTACCTGGAGAAACACGCCACCCGCCTGGTCGGCTGGGCCAAACGCGAGAACGAGCGCCTGGAGCGTGCGAACAGTTGACCGCGAACTGGTGAAGAAGTGCCACCTCAGTTGGCGGTGACGTCAACCGCTCTGGCCGCCGAGCCCTCGTGCGCCGGAATGGTCCCGAGACGGCCGGCCTGGAAGTCCTCGAACGCCTGCATAACCTCGGCCTTGGTATTCATCACGAACGGGCCCATCCAAGCGATCGGCTCGCGGATCGGGGCACCGCCGAGCAGCAGGACCTCCATGTCGTGCGTGCGGGAGTCCTGGGTGGCGTCGGCGCCGAAGCGCACCTCGTCACCGGGGCCGAACACGGCGAGTTGCCCGGCGTGGATCGCCGCTCCGTTGACCTCACCGCGACCGGCGAGCACGTAGAGCAACGCGTTGAAGTCCGGGCGCCAGGGTAGGCGCACCTGGGCGCCTTTGGACACCGAGACGTGGGCCATCGAAATCGGGGTCGTGGTGATCCCGGGGCCCGTGATGCCGCCCACTTCGCCGGCGATGACGCGGATGAGAGCGCCGGCGTCCTGCGTCGTGGCCAGGCCCACTTGACTGGCCCGCAGGTCCTGGTAGCGAGGGGTGGCGAGTTTCTGGGTGCGCGGGAGGTTTACCCACAACTGAACACCGTGGAACAGGCCACCGGAGGCCACGAGATCCTCTGGCGGGCGCTCGATGTGCAGCAACCCCGATCCGGCGGTCATCCACTGGGTGTCCCCGTTGGTGATCAGGCCGCCGCCACCCTGGGAGTCGGCGTGCTCGAACGTGCCGTCGATGATGTACGTCACGGTCTCGAAGCCGCGGTGCGGGTGCCATGGCGTTCCCTTGGGCTCACCGGCGGCGTATTCCACCTCGCCCATCTGGTCCATGTGGATGAACGGGTCGAGCCACTCCAGAGGTACCCCGGCGAAAGCCCGGTGGACGGGGAAGCCCTCCCCCTCGAAGCCGCGGGGGGCAGTGGTCACGGACAGCACCTCGCGGGGCTGGCTGGGCGCGCCCGAAACCCGGGGCAGGACGGTGACGTCGTCGACAGTGATGGCTGGCATGGTGCCTCCTTACACCCCCTTGAACATAGTTGACACTACAACTATTCCCCCGGGGCTGCAGTGCTTCGACCCTGACCTGTTCGTCGCCGGGCGTCAACCCGGGGGCACCTGCAGGGACACGCCCTCGGTGTCAGCGGATACCTCCGGGGCCGGCGTGCCGACGTCCAACGACTCCGACGGCGACGGGGATGCCTCCGGGGCCGGGGAGGTCTCGGGCAGTGGTTCGACCTCCGGTGCGGTCTGCGCGATCTGCCGCTGAGCCTCGATGGCGCGGTTGATGGCATCGCGCAGGTCGTCCTGGGCCTCGCCGTATGCCGTGAAGTCGCCCTCCTGCAGCGCCTGCTCCGAGGCCTGCAACGCCGCGTCGGCATCGGCCAGGGCCTTAGTCAAACGCTGCTCCGGAGTGGTCTGCTTGGTCTTGCCCTTACCCTGCTGCTCGGGCACCGACGCCCCCAGCACCTTGGCCAGCGCGTCCTGCAGATTGCGCTCGAAGGCCACCTGCTGACCGAAGGACACCAGGACGCGCTGCAGGAGCGGATAGCCGTCCTGACTGGCCCGGACGTACACCGGCTCCACATACAGGAATCCCCCGGCAACCGGCAACGACAACAGGTTGCCCAACTCCACCTCGGACCCACCGCGGCGCAGCAGGGACAACTGCGAGGCGACCTCGGGGTTCGACTCGAAGGTGTTCTGCACCTGCAGCGGCCCTGGGATCACACTGTTGCGCGGCAACTGCAGGACTCGCAAGCGGCCGTAGCCGGGACCCGGTTCGGAACTCGCGGTCATGAACGCAGCCAGTGTCTGCCGCCGGACCGGTGAGAACGTGGTCGTCAACTGGAACTCCGGTGAGACCTGGTCGGGCATGCGCAACGTCAGGTAGTACGGGGGCTGCGGCTTGCCGGCGGCCTGCTGGGTGGGATCGGTCGGGACGTACCAGAAGTCCTGTCCGGAGTAGAAGGACCCGGGATCGGTCACGTGGTAACGGCTGTACACCAGTCGCTGCGCCTTGAAGATGTCCTCCGGGTACCGCACGTGCGCCTGCAGTTCCTCCGGCATCTCGCTGGCCGGCTTCAAGGTGCCGGGGAACGACTTCGACCACGCCTGCAGGATCGGGTCCGATTCGTCCCAGGTGTAGAGGCTGACAGTCCCGTCGTAGGCGTCCACCACGGCTTTCACACTGTTGCGCACGTAGTTGACGTAGTCCTGGTCGATGTTCAGGTTGCGGCGCACGGTCAGCGAGTCGCTGGTCGCATCCGACCAGCGCAGGCGCGCGTAGTACGGGTAGGCATCGGTCGTCGTGTAGCCGTCGACCAGCCAGACGATCCGCCCGTCCACCACCGCCGGATAGGGGTCGGAATCGACCCGCAACCATGGCGCCACACTGCGTACCCGGGTCAGCGGATCGCGGTCGTACAGAATCTTGGAGTCCGAGCCGATGAGGCTGGACAGCAGGATGTTCGGCTCGGAGAACTTCGCGGCGTACATGAGGCGGTTCAGCGGCGACCCGACCGGGACCCCGCCGTTGCCCTCGTAGGTGTTGTTGCGCTGTCCCGAGGGACTGGTGTCGTCGGGGAAGTCGAGCTCACGAGGCCCGCCGGGTCCACCGACGATGGAGTACGTCGGCGACTTCTCGCCGAAGTAGACCCGGGGCTGTTCGATCTCCAATTCGCCGGTCGGCGGAATGTCCTCGGCGAAGAACTCCGGCTCGCCCTCGGCGTTCGCACGGTTGTCATAGGCGGCCACCAGTCCGTACCCGTGGGTGTAGACCAGCGTGTCGTTGGCCCAGTTGCGTTGCGCGGCCGGAACCGCGGACAGGTCGACCTCGCGGGTGCTCACGATGGCGCCGCTGCGCCCACTGGGCAACTGGTAGCGATCCACGTCCAGCGCATCCGGGAACGAGTAGAAGGTGCGGATCTGCTGCAACTGCCGGAACGTGGGCGACACGATCGCCGGGTCGAGCAGGCGGATGTTCTCCAGCGTGCCCTTGTCCGCGGCCAAGGACTCAGCATCCGGCTGCCCGACCGCGGAATACTCGTCGCTCTGGGTGTCCGAGAGGTTGTACGCATCACGGGTGGCCTGGATGTTGCGGCTGATGTATGTGGCTTTGCCCGGCTCGTTGGGCCGGACCTGGAACTGCTGCACGATCGCCGGGTAGATCCCGCCGATGACCAGTGCGCTGACCGCGAGCAGGCCCAGGCCGATCAGGGGCAGCGTCCAGGTCCGGCGGAAGACATTGAGGAAGAACAGCAGCGCGCAGACCACGGCGATGAACGCCAGGATCGTCTTGGCCGGCAGCACCGCCTCGACGTCGCGGTACTTCAGCCCGGTGAACCCCTCAACGAAGTCCTCCTCTTTGAGGGCCAGCGCGTAGCGGTCCAGCCAGTAGGCCACGGCTTTCAACAGACAGATCAGCCCGAGCAGCAGGGAGGTCTGCACCTGTGCGGCCTCCGTGGCCTGCAA contains the following coding sequences:
- a CDS encoding SDR family oxidoreductase, translating into MAIALITGGGSGIGAQTGVQMARNGDTVILADIDGDAADNVAASIVASGGKAESAQLDVRDGPAFAALVDRVVADHGRIDLIFNNAGIGVGGPIEDLTAEHWQRIVDINIMGVVNGIRAVYPHMIRQGDGHIVNTASLAGLVPSPMLAPYAMTKHAVVGLSTSLRPEAAQHGVRVTALCPGPTETPILDSRGPRDLPPHEGLSARTLLTKVAGGIYPVERLVTDLIDGIARNKAYIVTPRQARLAWLVQRLMPSYLEKHATRLVGWAKRENERLERANS
- a CDS encoding pirin family protein; translated protein: MPAITVDDVTVLPRVSGAPSQPREVLSVTTAPRGFEGEGFPVHRAFAGVPLEWLDPFIHMDQMGEVEYAAGEPKGTPWHPHRGFETVTYIIDGTFEHADSQGGGGLITNGDTQWMTAGSGLLHIERPPEDLVASGGLFHGVQLWVNLPRTQKLATPRYQDLRASQVGLATTQDAGALIRVIAGEVGGITGPGITTTPISMAHVSVSKGAQVRLPWRPDFNALLYVLAGRGEVNGAAIHAGQLAVFGPGDEVRFGADATQDSRTHDMEVLLLGGAPIREPIAWMGPFVMNTKAEVMQAFEDFQAGRLGTIPAHEGSAARAVDVTAN
- a CDS encoding UPF0182 family protein, translated to MTIAVLAGLLVVFLIFSAFYTDLLWFRSVDFAGVFTTLIGTRSVLFVGFGLLMAVAVGLGMLVAYRTRPDYDPRLSASMEGYRQSIEPIRKWLLLGIAGFLGMLAGLSATSEWGRWLMFRNGGSFGTQDPQFGMDVGFFVFKLPFLRYLTGFGFMLLFLTLLLVVVVHYLYGGIRLQNGLQATEAAQVQTSLLLGLICLLKAVAYWLDRYALALKEEDFVEGFTGLKYRDVEAVLPAKTILAFIAVVCALLFFLNVFRRTWTLPLIGLGLLAVSALVIGGIYPAIVQQFQVRPNEPGKATYISRNIQATRDAYNLSDTQSDEYSAVGQPDAESLAADKGTLENIRLLDPAIVSPTFRQLQQIRTFYSFPDALDVDRYQLPSGRSGAIVSTREVDLSAVPAAQRNWANDTLVYTHGYGLVAAYDNRANAEGEPEFFAEDIPPTGELEIEQPRVYFGEKSPTYSIVGGPGGPRELDFPDDTSPSGQRNNTYEGNGGVPVGSPLNRLMYAAKFSEPNILLSSLIGSDSKILYDRDPLTRVRSVAPWLRVDSDPYPAVVDGRIVWLVDGYTTTDAYPYYARLRWSDATSDSLTVRRNLNIDQDYVNYVRNSVKAVVDAYDGTVSLYTWDESDPILQAWSKSFPGTLKPASEMPEELQAHVRYPEDIFKAQRLVYSRYHVTDPGSFYSGQDFWYVPTDPTQQAAGKPQPPYYLTLRMPDQVSPEFQLTTTFSPVRRQTLAAFMTASSEPGPGYGRLRVLQLPRNSVIPGPLQVQNTFESNPEVASQLSLLRRGGSEVELGNLLSLPVAGGFLYVEPVYVRASQDGYPLLQRVLVSFGQQVAFERNLQDALAKVLGASVPEQQGKGKTKQTTPEQRLTKALADADAALQASEQALQEGDFTAYGEAQDDLRDAINRAIEAQRQIAQTAPEVEPLPETSPAPEASPSPSESLDVGTPAPEVSADTEGVSLQVPPG